The nucleotide sequence aattatcaatttttttctccaaaATGGAATTTATCTATAAGCTTCAAAACTATATATAAATCCTGAAATAAAATGTTCTTTCAGTGTAAAAAATGGTACAAAATTTAGAAATCACATGAAAAATTATATTTTGTGCAAGTGAAAATTGTATGCATGAGTGTGTGCATGGCTGTTGTTATGAGAGATTGCCAGTGTGGCCTCTGTTGTCAATGGCAATGAGGTAGCTGTTGGCGGCCCACACTTGGTCTGGTTCGTAAGGCGTTTGCTTAGCATGGAGGGAGCCCAGCATGTTCTTCTCCTTGCGCATGATGTTCTGTCCAAGTGGAGCAAGTTTCTGAAAGGTCACAGCAAGTGCTTTACAGGAACAGATCAGACTGGTGATGCAAGATTACATGTGGTAAAAGCCTACTTAAGATAGTAATGAAGGATATCAATTTGTCATAATGAAACCAGcctttaccactactattactactacactactacaccTGCTGCCAATTACCTCTAAGATTactactgtactatgatgcagtAATTACTAAAAGACTAATTACTTTAGACTACCATCaatgctattactgctacagtCAGTATGAGAGGGCAGTGTGGCAGCCTACCTCCAGGGTCTCCTCAAACTCAGCCTGGTTGTAGGTGGTCATGGCCAGGGGGACTTTCTCCTTGGCCAAGAGTTGTAGGGTTGGCTTCCAGAGGATCAGCATGGGCTCTGTGTGGACGCCCGGGTGGATGGCCAAGGCAACGTCTGGCCGCTTCATCTGCCAGCAACATTGGTAAGCTTCCTTCAGCATTATGAAAAACTGAACTCCATTTGTGCTTAGTAAAGGCTCTGTCTACCATAACTCAATGAAGCACAGACAGGCTACAGATACATGCACATAAAATAATCCTTCATCCTTTAcaatcataaatagaaaaataaatattcaccttttctttatcaGAGACGATGTGTTGTTGCCAGAAGTCGTGGTAGAGTCCTGGGTACGCCACGGCCTTCACATTTGGCCCACACTGTCAtcacacaaaataatgaaattgaGACACATTTATTAAACAATTTGAAGTATTTTTTAATAtgaaaacactttttcttttatcaaaaaATAATCAGAAATTTCCCAATATCATAATAAGTGTATGATTAAAGTAGGATTATATATTTAGACTTTACAGTTTCTTTAAATACAGTTTCCTATACATATTTCTGTACACTACTTCAAGAAACTTTACAAGGTATAGGAGGAGTGATGGTGAGTCAAGGTGAGGGTGCTTACTCACCTGGAAGGGAGATGTTGGTGACCATGTCATTGTGTCTGGATGGTTCTGCAGGTCAGGAGCCACCAAGGTCACCACCAGGGGCCGACCCAGCACTCGGCTTGCTATCTGTCATGGGAGGTGAAGGTAATGAATTTTGTGGTGTTGAGCTGCAACTGATATTTTTgcatctatttatgtatttattgtcAATTATTGCTAACATCAGATAGGACAATAATCAATGGTGACCTTTATCAAAACTAATTATACCTTTAGTTATaaagaaatcaataaacaaagactataaaaacaaaacacactaatgaATAAAACCACAAAAGCCAGTCAATCATTACTCACCCAAACACAGCGAGGGAGGACGTCTGCTGTGAAATGGTTAGCTTGTCTCATTTCaaggaagttaaaaaaaaggaaaccaaGTTTagttacaccaaaataacacaacaacaacaacacacgggTACAACAGTCATGAATATGATTGTTAGTCAATATTAGTGTTCATTGCATCAAACCATCAACTATCAgtgttcactttctttttttaagtaggaggggaaatctggccaagggcaacaaaaactcttaaccacttcaatgCTATGACTCATTTTACTCATTTTGatagtcattctgcttactatttagggATTTTAAactgcttcaaaaacttatgtgcagactgaaatagtgaagattctagccattaatcttctgacctccacagacctttcctaatgtaaataaaattgtctaatcatacccaaactcaaagtaaaaatgtgtcccagtactgaatggggttAAATTAAAAGGCCTATTTAAAATAACATCAGTCCCCAAGGAGGtctaagagagttagccaaaagaatgggataaaagtCTTGAAACCCCCCTCTTAACTGAGTTCAGgttataggaaggtggaaatacagaagcatcaGACTATCAACTTCATATTCAAGCCTGACCCAACAAGTTACCTGAATGATGCCCTGCTGCACAGCCTTCACCTCCGGCTCATCAGCTCCCAGCAAGTGAATATGGAACTCCTCCTTACTCTTCTCTGGTACCAGGCCGGGGAACCACAAGGCACAGTGACCCACATTGAGTGGCGTGCTGAAGATGTTACTGTAGATCCTCCACAGTGATGCCTCAATCTCCGGCACCTCTGCGGGTTTGTGGCACTGCTATTCAAAACGTTTATGccaaggtgatgtgtgtgtgtgtgtagctatttacccagttgtattgtacagggttcaagcgggggtcatagtgtcctgtctccatatctgtttatccagtttttccttaaagttatgcacattatgtaaaCTTCCACCCTTGAGTAATTCATCATAGtcatcgtctgctggtcacccagccagccttccccattacggagcaagctcagagcttaAAGattgatcttcaggtaggactgagatcacaacactctccacacactgggaaagcaagGCTACAATCCCTCGAGATACAtatcgtacctatttactgctaggtgaacaggggctacacattaagaggcttgcccatttgcctcactgctttccgggactcgaacccgaaccctttcggttgtgagccgagcgtgctaaccactacactacacggtgtgtgtgtgtgtgtttcactgtttgatcagctgcagtctctgacaagacagccagatgttactctacggaacgagctcagagctcattatttccgatcttcggataggcctgagaccaggcacacaccacacaccaggacaacaaggtcacaactcctcgatttacatcccgtacctactcactgctaggtgaacagcacctacacgtgaaaggagacacacccaaatatctctacccggctggggaatcgaaccctggtcctctggcttgtgaagccagcactccaaccactgagctaccgggcgtgtgtgtgtgtatgtgtctagtCCTACTTCATGATGTGGGATGCATGGTggggttttgagagagagagagagagagagagagagagagagagagagagagagagagagagtaatgaccaaaataaaaataggatacacacattaaaaaagaatatacaaataaagaaCACCTTGATATTAAGAGATAGGCCATTACAACATGACTAAacccaaaaacaaattcaaatAGGTAATTAAGAACACAAGCAGATTTACTcgaagaagccatcaggcctacaggTGGCAGGTAAACACACAACATACCTGGGATGGTAAGGCCAGTGTACTCCCACCACAGGCTGATGATGGAGGACTTGTGCTGGAAGGTGGTGCCCAGAGAGGTGTGATTGTTGTACCAGTCATTCCAGTCCCTgaccacaccacctctgccccTCAGCATGTCTGGaccaggaaggagaggtgatggCAGGCACTCCACCACCTGTcacaagaaaaagggagagagaggtttcagtcattttcttttcatgtattaCTTTGTTTATGGTTTATGAGTGATATATAGTGCTAAAAACTACTTTGGGATTTGTTAATAAGGTTTTTTTTACTAGTATCATTATCAAGCTTATCATTGTTAAGAGcatcaacatcaccatgccAATGATTAacaaaggaggacaaggaggagatgaaaaacaaTCAGAAACATGTAAATGATAGTTTTGGTGATGTCATTCAGAGAGAAGTGAGTAATTCTGTAATTCATTCACAACAGGGATGACAGCTGTGAATGTAACAAGTACTAACATTACACATTTCAAACATTTATCTATAGCCAATACATGGTGTACATTTCTTTTGACAGATTTAATGTTAAGCCATTCAGTATCATGATGCATtccaatattcattctgcttactatttggcaattttatacagcttcagaaacttatggggggattaaaatagtgaagagtgtggtcattaatcttttgacctctataaacatttcctaatgccaataaaatggtctaatcatacataaaacttagggtagaaatgcatcccagttcTCAATGGGTTAATGGTTAGTCTTAAACACTTACCTGGTCCAGTAGTTCATCCTTGAGGTGGCGGCAAACTGCAGCGTGGGTGTTGATGCGTGATACTCGGCACTCCTCATTGCAGTACCTCACAGCCTTGCAGCCCAGACACTCCACTGAGGCACCTGTCAGGAAGATGTGTGCAACGTGGTCAACTCTCACTGCTAACAGACACGTCATTCACATCTAGAgccacacacaatattctctctctctctctctctctctctcaattttctatTGTCAATTCTAAACATTACATTACTACATTCCCTACAAAATTAAGAACCTGTTCTCTcaatccctttcttccctcctgctgGTGCTTGTTAGGATCCAATACTTTGCTTTAAGAGTTTAACTTTATCATATCTTGCAGGGAAAAGGTTAGAGAATGGAATGTGGACGAaatgtgagaaggaaaaggaaatgtatgagagagagagagagagagagagagagagagagagagagagagagagagagagagagagagagagagagagagagagagagagagagagagagtacatgatCAGGAATATAATGGTAACTTGCACTTTGTCCTAAAGTGTTTATAGGAAAAGGTGTACATAACTCGTACCTTTCCCTTCTGTCCATTACAAGGCTAGGTAACAGAAATCCCTTTAAAACTGCTGGAACTATCTGAATTTATTATGAAAGATAACCAAATAACTAGTTTAACTCACAGCTTTGCCTTCACTGAACGCGAACTTCACACATtacatatatgttcacaaactTATTAACGTCACCAAGTCAATTTTCGATAAACCACATTCCAATACAAGGcagcaaggaagaaagtgaaaattgTAATATATATCAAAGATGCAGTTTtcttaataataacaccaaAGTACAACAATACAAGAAGTGAAATAGATGCCTTACCTTCTTTCTCACACGCAGCACAAGCCGATCTCAATTTCTTTAGCTTCTTAATGGTAATCTTGAAGGCCTTCCTGATTCCTTCTTCCGCTGCGGCTCCCAACTTCTTGTTCCCAAATACCTGCTGCGGGGCAACAAGCGTGCCCTTCGGTGCCAGGTAGTGAGCGTACTTGTCACGAAAGGTCCGTGGAGGGTATTCAGTGAGATCGAATGCCATGTCGCCCCGGGTGTTTTGGCACTCCTCCGCCCACGTGTGTTGTTGGCACGCGTCCTATTCTTGTCTACGACATGTTTCATTCGGCCCTTTTGACTATTTCGCCGAGTTTATTGGTTTGTTGATATCTTATAGTTTATACTTGCATATTAATAATGGCTCACTTCTGTTCAATGACCGTTTTGTGGgaatcaatactctctctcaaatgcagagagagagagagagagagagagagagagagagagagagagaacattgctccctaaaaaattagaaaaaagctGGACAGCAAGAAGGGCAAAAGAGAGATATAATagttaaaataaaagaagaaaaagaggagccgGAG is from Portunus trituberculatus isolate SZX2019 chromosome 36, ASM1759143v1, whole genome shotgun sequence and encodes:
- the LOC123513688 gene encoding putative protein MSS51 homolog, mitochondrial isoform X1, which gives rise to MAFDLTEYPPRTFRDKYAHYLAPKGTLVAPQQVFGNKKLGAAAEEGIRKAFKITIKKLKKLRSACAACEKEGASVECLGCKAVRYCNEECRVSRINTHAAVCRHLKDELLDQVVECLPSPLLPGPDMLRGRGGVVRDWNDWYNNHTSLGTTFQHKSSIISLWWEYTGLTIPEVPEIEASLWRIYSNIFSTPLNVGHCALWFPGLVPEKSKEEFHIHLLGADEPEVKAVQQGIIQIASRVLGRPLVVTLVAPDLQNHPDTMTWSPTSPFQCGPNVKAVAYPGLYHDFWQQHIVSDKEKMKRPDVALAIHPGVHTEPMLILWKPTLQLLAKEKVPLAMTTYNQAEFEETLEKLAPLGQNIMRKEKNMLGSLHAKQTPYEPDQVWAANSYLIAIDNRGHTGNLS
- the LOC123513688 gene encoding putative protein MSS51 homolog, mitochondrial isoform X2 codes for the protein MAFDLTEYPPRTFRDKYAHYLAPKGTLVAPQQVFGNKKLGAAAEEGIRKAFKITIKKLKKLRSACAACEKEGASVECLGCKAVRYCNEECRVSRINTHAAVCRHLKDELLDQVVECLPSPLLPGPDMLRGRGGVVRDWNDWYNNHTSLGTTFQHKSSIISLWWEYTGLTIPEVPEIEASLWRIYSNIFSTPLNVGHCALWFPGLVPEKSKEEFHIHLLGADEPEVKAVQQGIIQIASRVLGRPLVVTLVAPDLQNHPDTMTWSPTSPFQCGPNVKAVAYPGLYHDFWQQHIVSDKEKLADEAARRCLGHPPGRPHRAHADPLEANPTTLGQGESPPGHDHLQPG